One Marinibacterium anthonyi genomic region harbors:
- a CDS encoding Cellobiose phosphorylase, with protein MHRAAIEGILGVTQDGDRLRIAPTMPPDWPGFSMTLRVAGTSCRIRIERADHPRATLDGHPITAGPVVFLPLDGGSHDLNLTLGRLVSTETAAGIDSSALPIPPD; from the coding sequence ATGCACCGCGCGGCCATCGAAGGCATCCTCGGCGTGACCCAGGACGGAGACCGTCTGCGGATCGCCCCCACCATGCCACCCGACTGGCCGGGATTTTCCATGACGCTGAGGGTGGCGGGCACGTCGTGCAGGATCCGGATCGAGAGAGCGGATCATCCGAGAGCCACGCTGGATGGCCACCCCATCACGGCCGGGCCGGTGGTGTTCCTGCCCCTCGACGGCGGGTCTCACGACCTGAACCTGACTCTCGGCCGCCTTGTGTCGACCGAGACGGCAGCCGGAATCGACAGCTCTGCGCTCCCGATCCCGCCGGATTGA
- a CDS encoding Cellobiose phosphorylase: protein MRAWTLPQLNLRGTRTSPWKSVAPVRAELFGIERLEQHAASLAEVQRICASSPRVASLRQRLDDNATALRAARKACLSELASGKPIVPAAQWLVDNFHRVEAQVRDCRTDLPPSYYKLLPKLAQGPFHGYPRVFELIWAYVAHTDSHLDAPALSRFLRAYQQVQPLTIGELWAVPITLRLVLLENLRRLADQITFGHRMRLSADALADRLLEAGQTEIGIPADIGASEPLSEIFAAQLAKRLRDCDPVTTPAIGWLEDRLAKQGSNVDLAVRHAQERQGASNVTVRNVITSLRTIAETDWPELFESVSLVDAKLREHPGFSAMDFASRNLYRDALEDLARHSDYSELDLAEQVLATAVAAPEADGDRISEPEILRRSDPGWHLLAEGREAFERQIGYRYRGWHRPQVRPVLAGYLGSILCVTLGLLALSAWSLVALSGPSASWTMLALWLLAAVIPASAVAQPIVDRMVAWAVPATALPGLALESGVPSSLRTLVVVPTMLTNGAELTEQLEGLEVHYLSGAQGDVTFAILTDGLDAPGQDMPEDAPLVALIDVEVARLNQVYGAGPAGARFLHLHRDRRYNAAEQIWMGWERKRGKLHELNRLLRGADDTDYRTAEGHVPAVPPGVRYVLTLDSDTRMPRDAALRLIGKMAHPLNQPIFDTALSRVSAGHAILQPRITPALTPERHGTAFQRATSGPGGMDPYAAAASDVYQDLFGEGSFTGKGIYDVDVFQAAMAGRVPENALLSHDLLEGIFARAGLVSDVELIESFPDRQDLAARRIHRWCRGDWQLLPWLGQEGGLGALGRVKVLDTLRRSLLAPATLILLTLGWLLPGPAALLATALALVAMSLPAFLHAALSAVPHQRRLHMGNHLRLMQEDLSLAVLQTGLAVSFLADAAWRALDAIARTLWRLTVSRRHLLEWTTAASASAAPRPDLRGFSRAMAPGILLGLSATGLAGLAAPGALPLILPIAALWLAAPLIAFRVSQPSRAQPDAALTPQDAQELRLIARRTWHYFETFVTPEDSHLPPDNFQEQPHAMLAHRTSPTNMGLYLLSTVTACDLGWIGMRQAASRIAATLGTMQALPRVKGHFYNWYDTRDGRVLDPPYVSSVDSGNLAGHLIALANACEDWAAHSGATPRQRSQGLTDLLDLVERDAERLKSPLSDSCSEAIGSLRDGLKQAEVNWPFLQRLAAKAEHATPPPAAMLPHAPRWLSLLRDGLAEAATDTASTEADHAALAAELHRLGVQARRLAVDMDFGFLLDPERKLLSIGYSVHESSLDPSCYDLLASEARLASLFAVAKQDLPLRHWFRLGRTVTATRGGAVLVSWAGSMFEYLMPGLVMREPEGGQLGHTCRLVVEKQIAYGRAQGVPWGISESGFNARDVDFNYQYSTFGVPGLGLKRGLAGDLVIAPYATGLAAMLDPGAARRNYDDLEAMGGLGLCGFYEALDFTPDRVLPGRRVAVVQSYMAHHQGMTIVAIANALTGGLMRQRFHHEPMIHASELLLQERLPRDIDRALPPLEDARSGGPTPSEADRGRRIAGRPSGPQVTHLMSNGRYAVTRARPRGCTARPSKASSA from the coding sequence ATGAGGGCCTGGACGCTACCTCAACTCAACCTCCGCGGCACCCGCACCTCACCCTGGAAGAGCGTCGCGCCGGTGCGCGCGGAGCTTTTCGGTATCGAAAGGCTGGAGCAACACGCCGCCAGCCTGGCCGAGGTGCAGCGTATCTGCGCCTCTTCACCGCGTGTCGCATCACTGCGCCAGCGACTGGACGACAATGCGACGGCTCTGAGGGCCGCTCGCAAGGCCTGTCTCTCAGAGTTGGCGTCGGGAAAACCTATTGTCCCCGCCGCCCAATGGCTGGTGGACAATTTTCACAGGGTCGAGGCGCAGGTGCGCGACTGCCGTACGGATTTGCCGCCCAGCTACTACAAGCTTCTGCCGAAACTTGCCCAAGGGCCGTTTCACGGTTATCCGCGAGTGTTCGAACTGATCTGGGCCTATGTCGCCCATACGGACAGCCATCTCGACGCCCCCGCACTGTCCCGCTTTCTGCGCGCCTATCAGCAGGTCCAGCCCCTAACAATAGGAGAGCTCTGGGCGGTTCCGATAACGCTCCGCCTCGTCCTTCTGGAAAACCTGCGGCGGCTGGCCGACCAGATCACCTTCGGTCACAGGATGCGCCTGTCGGCGGATGCCCTTGCGGATCGGCTCCTGGAGGCCGGCCAGACCGAGATCGGGATCCCTGCAGATATTGGCGCGTCCGAGCCACTTTCTGAGATCTTTGCTGCGCAGTTGGCGAAGCGGCTACGTGATTGCGACCCTGTCACAACACCGGCCATCGGCTGGCTGGAGGATCGGCTGGCCAAGCAGGGGTCGAATGTCGACCTGGCGGTCCGGCATGCACAGGAGCGTCAGGGCGCCTCGAACGTCACGGTTCGAAACGTCATCACCAGCCTGCGCACGATCGCTGAGACGGACTGGCCAGAGCTCTTTGAAAGTGTCAGCCTGGTCGATGCGAAGTTGCGGGAGCATCCGGGATTTTCGGCGATGGATTTCGCCAGCCGCAACCTCTATCGCGATGCCCTCGAGGATCTCGCTCGTCACAGTGACTACAGCGAATTGGATCTGGCCGAGCAGGTGCTGGCGACGGCGGTGGCTGCGCCGGAAGCGGATGGCGACCGGATTTCCGAGCCGGAAATCCTGCGGAGAAGCGATCCGGGCTGGCATCTCCTCGCCGAGGGCCGGGAGGCGTTCGAACGCCAGATCGGCTATCGATATAGGGGATGGCATCGCCCGCAGGTCCGGCCCGTTCTCGCAGGATACCTTGGCAGCATTCTTTGTGTCACTCTTGGGCTGCTCGCGCTGAGCGCATGGAGTCTGGTGGCTCTTTCCGGCCCATCCGCGTCATGGACCATGCTTGCGCTCTGGCTCCTCGCAGCGGTCATCCCGGCCAGCGCCGTCGCTCAACCTATCGTTGATCGCATGGTGGCCTGGGCCGTACCTGCCACGGCACTGCCGGGACTGGCGCTTGAGAGCGGCGTGCCGTCTTCGCTGCGCACGCTCGTGGTTGTGCCGACAATGCTGACAAATGGCGCAGAGCTGACCGAACAACTCGAAGGGCTGGAAGTCCATTATCTGTCCGGCGCCCAAGGAGACGTGACTTTTGCAATCCTGACCGACGGGCTGGACGCCCCCGGACAGGACATGCCGGAGGATGCGCCACTTGTCGCGTTGATCGACGTCGAGGTTGCCCGACTGAACCAGGTCTACGGCGCGGGTCCCGCCGGTGCCCGCTTTCTGCACCTGCATCGTGACCGCCGTTACAACGCCGCCGAACAGATTTGGATGGGATGGGAGCGCAAACGCGGCAAGCTGCACGAGCTCAACCGTCTGTTGCGCGGTGCCGATGATACCGACTACCGCACGGCAGAGGGTCATGTGCCAGCCGTGCCCCCCGGTGTGCGCTACGTCCTGACGCTCGATTCCGACACCCGGATGCCGCGTGACGCGGCCTTGCGGCTGATCGGCAAGATGGCGCACCCGCTGAACCAGCCGATCTTCGATACGGCCCTCAGCCGGGTCAGTGCCGGTCACGCCATTCTACAGCCGAGGATCACCCCCGCCCTGACACCGGAACGGCACGGCACGGCATTTCAGCGCGCGACCTCGGGTCCGGGCGGGATGGATCCATATGCTGCTGCTGCGTCGGACGTCTATCAGGATCTCTTCGGCGAGGGCTCCTTTACCGGCAAGGGTATCTACGACGTCGATGTCTTCCAGGCGGCGATGGCCGGGCGCGTGCCCGAAAACGCTCTTCTCAGCCATGACCTGCTTGAAGGCATCTTCGCCCGGGCCGGGCTCGTCTCGGACGTGGAACTGATCGAGTCCTTCCCCGACCGACAGGACCTCGCTGCGCGGCGCATCCATCGCTGGTGTCGCGGCGACTGGCAACTGCTGCCCTGGCTTGGCCAGGAAGGCGGGCTGGGCGCGCTGGGACGGGTCAAGGTGCTGGATACACTGCGCCGCTCGTTGTTGGCCCCGGCTACGCTTATCCTGCTGACACTGGGGTGGCTTCTGCCTGGCCCGGCGGCCTTGCTGGCGACGGCTCTGGCGCTGGTCGCCATGAGCCTGCCCGCTTTCCTACACGCAGCCCTTTCCGCCGTTCCGCATCAGCGCCGCCTTCACATGGGCAACCACCTGCGCCTGATGCAGGAAGACCTGTCGCTTGCCGTGCTGCAAACCGGGCTGGCGGTCAGCTTTCTCGCCGACGCCGCCTGGCGCGCGCTCGATGCCATCGCCCGCACACTCTGGCGGTTGACGGTTTCACGGCGGCATCTCCTGGAATGGACCACGGCGGCCTCGGCCTCGGCCGCTCCGCGCCCCGATCTGCGGGGATTTTCCCGTGCCATGGCGCCGGGGATCCTGCTGGGACTGTCAGCCACAGGCCTGGCCGGCTTGGCCGCCCCCGGTGCGCTCCCCCTGATCCTTCCCATTGCAGCCCTCTGGCTTGCCGCGCCGCTCATCGCCTTTCGGGTCAGTCAGCCTTCCCGCGCACAACCCGACGCCGCCCTTACCCCGCAAGACGCCCAGGAATTGCGCCTGATCGCACGCAGGACATGGCACTATTTCGAGACCTTCGTCACGCCAGAAGACAGCCATCTGCCCCCCGACAACTTTCAGGAGCAGCCACACGCGATGCTTGCGCACCGCACGTCGCCCACAAATATGGGGCTTTACCTTCTGTCGACTGTCACAGCCTGCGATCTCGGCTGGATCGGCATGCGTCAGGCGGCCAGCCGGATCGCCGCGACCCTTGGCACGATGCAAGCGCTGCCGCGGGTAAAGGGGCATTTCTACAACTGGTACGACACGCGAGACGGCAGGGTTCTCGACCCGCCCTATGTCTCGTCGGTGGACAGCGGCAATCTGGCCGGCCACCTGATCGCACTGGCCAACGCCTGCGAGGACTGGGCCGCCCATTCCGGCGCGACGCCACGTCAGAGATCTCAGGGGCTGACCGATCTTCTTGACCTGGTGGAGCGTGACGCAGAGCGGTTAAAGTCCCCGCTCAGTGACTCCTGCTCCGAGGCGATTGGATCGCTGCGCGATGGCCTGAAACAGGCTGAAGTGAACTGGCCCTTCCTGCAACGCCTGGCGGCCAAGGCCGAACACGCCACTCCGCCGCCGGCGGCTATGCTCCCCCATGCGCCCCGATGGCTGTCCTTGCTTCGCGACGGCTTGGCCGAAGCCGCGACAGATACCGCGTCAACCGAGGCCGACCATGCCGCTCTGGCCGCAGAATTGCATCGGCTGGGAGTGCAGGCCCGCCGGCTCGCAGTGGACATGGATTTCGGCTTCCTGCTCGACCCCGAGCGCAAGCTGCTGTCCATTGGCTACTCGGTCCATGAGAGCAGTCTCGATCCGTCCTGCTATGACCTCCTGGCCTCAGAGGCGCGTCTGGCCAGTCTCTTCGCCGTCGCCAAACAGGATCTGCCGCTGCGCCACTGGTTCCGCCTGGGGCGGACGGTCACCGCAACCCGTGGCGGCGCCGTTCTCGTCTCCTGGGCCGGCTCGATGTTCGAATACCTGATGCCTGGACTGGTGATGCGAGAACCCGAAGGCGGTCAGCTGGGTCACACCTGTCGACTGGTCGTCGAGAAACAGATCGCCTACGGACGGGCGCAAGGCGTCCCTTGGGGCATTTCGGAATCCGGCTTCAACGCACGGGATGTGGATTTCAACTACCAGTATTCCACCTTCGGTGTTCCGGGACTTGGGCTCAAGCGCGGGCTTGCCGGGGATCTGGTGATCGCGCCCTATGCAACCGGGCTGGCGGCGATGCTGGATCCCGGTGCTGCACGGCGGAACTACGACGACCTGGAGGCCATGGGTGGCCTTGGGCTCTGTGGCTTCTATGAAGCCCTCGACTTTACCCCCGACCGTGTGCTGCCGGGTCGCCGCGTTGCCGTGGTGCAAAGCTACATGGCGCATCATCAGGGGATGACCATCGTAGCCATCGCCAACGCCCTGACCGGCGGCCTGATGCGCCAGAGGTTCCACCATGAACCGATGATCCATGCCAGCGAACTGCTGCTCCAGGAACGGCTGCCGCGCGATATCGACCGCGCCTTGCCGCCGCTTGAGGACGCCAGGTCCGGCGGTCCGACGCCGTCCGAAGCGGACCGGGGCCGCCGGATTGCCGGCCGCCCGAGCGGCCCCCAGGTCACCCATCTCATGTCGAATGGACGCTACGCGGTTACACGGGCTCGGCCGCGTGGATGCACCGCGCGGCCATCGAAGGCATCCTCGGCGTGA
- a CDS encoding hypothetical protein (Bacterial transglutaminase-like N-terminal region), producing MTTLTTYHKTEYRYGEPVLLGPHRMMLRPREARDLRLVSHEITLTPHADITWAHDVAGNAVATAQFNQPSDHLIIESRATVDLTAAVWPVFAIAAEAISFPFLYSGDDWADLGALTAPQYPDPDGKFSSWVEAFILKRPTDTLSLLKDIANGVSTQIAYQGREMEGTQSPLETLSRGWGSCRDFAVLFAEAARMLSFGARIVSGYLFDPETRLVGSEGAGSTHAWAEVFVPGAGWVAFDPTNRSVGSKNLIPVAVTRGIHQVVPVTGSFTGSGNALRSMTVEVRHMVIAY from the coding sequence GTGACCACGCTGACGACCTATCACAAGACCGAATACCGCTACGGCGAACCCGTTCTGCTTGGACCTCATCGGATGATGCTGCGCCCGCGCGAAGCCCGGGACCTGCGGCTGGTGTCGCATGAGATCACCCTCACGCCCCATGCCGATATCACCTGGGCCCATGACGTTGCGGGCAATGCGGTCGCCACGGCACAGTTTAATCAGCCGAGCGACCATCTGATCATCGAAAGCCGTGCCACGGTCGATCTGACCGCCGCGGTCTGGCCGGTATTCGCCATAGCGGCGGAGGCAATCAGCTTTCCCTTCCTTTATTCAGGCGACGATTGGGCCGACCTCGGCGCCCTGACGGCACCACAATATCCCGACCCTGACGGCAAGTTTTCCAGCTGGGTCGAAGCCTTCATCCTTAAGCGCCCCACGGATACGTTGTCTCTGCTCAAGGATATCGCCAACGGGGTGTCGACGCAGATCGCATATCAGGGGCGAGAGATGGAAGGGACACAGTCGCCGCTGGAAACACTTTCCCGCGGTTGGGGCTCATGCCGTGACTTTGCGGTGTTGTTTGCCGAAGCCGCGCGCATGCTCAGCTTCGGGGCCCGCATCGTTTCCGGCTACCTCTTTGATCCCGAAACGCGCCTTGTCGGGTCCGAAGGGGCGGGTTCTACCCATGCCTGGGCCGAAGTGTTCGTTCCCGGTGCCGGGTGGGTCGCGTTCGACCCTACAAACCGGAGCGTCGGATCAAAGAACCTCATTCCCGTGGCGGTCACCCGTGGCATTCATCAGGTCGTCCCGGTCACCGGGAGCTTCACGGGGTCGGGAAACGCCCTGCGAAGCATGACCGTAGAGGTACGCCA